The genomic window GCGTGCTTTATGAGTGGAAGAGATTTGAAATtgttatataatataatttaaaattctattgcaaaaCTACTAACTGACAAAATGCTTTTGATGCTGACTGTACAAGTTTCGGATTTTGATTCTAATTTATAAACATATCAAATATCGAGTTAAGCCCACGTTGTACATTTCGTTTTCGACTGAGTATCAGTGAACTCACTGCGACTCACTTGATCGAACTcttagttgtttttgtttatatgctTAAATATTGTCTATGGAACAGCAGGTTcgttataaattaatataacattaatataaaaacaaacatgtCGATTACTTAAAGTATTATGAgaaagtaaattataaattgaaCAAATTAGGTATTAACACAATTGTTGTATCATTATCAAAATAGTTacgttttttaaataaaaaaagtttcctggcttaaataatttcaaacaTTGTGTCAGCTATGTATGATTTAATATTCTTTATGGCCTTGCAGTAACAAAGACAATTGACTTAGAAAGTGGATAAAGCTGCGGATGTAGGTGTAAAAAGTTTCTAATTTCAGAGGATCAAAAGTATACGAATGTGGGTAGCTATTTTGACTAGACTGTATTCCCAATTAAGATAGTGCCTCACATGATAGTTGCTTTAGCACAAAAGCAATGCGCACAGCATAGACAAAAAAGTCTCGTGATTGTAGAGTGGTTACCTTGGTTAAatgcttttttatttgaattcctCTTCCCCAAGTCTGTAGATAGACAATGAAATTACCTTTAGTCAAAGTTACAGAGTTTTCTTTGGCATAGTACAGTGTACAAGGATGTGTTCTCCGATGGGGTGAAATCGGGAAGGGAATTAAGGTCGGATAGGGTAAAACATTGAACAACTTCAGTTAGTGCGTCAATGGCAACTCACATTCAGGTATTACCTATTTCATCTATAAGCCGACCTGAGCAAAGGTCAGCAAGGCGGTGTATCGTTCTACCTTTGGCCGTATGCCTATATTTTGGTTTACTCTTAATATCTTCTTCGTCGTTCTCATTATCGTCCTCCCCTGTTGCGTCCCCGTCCTCGTTATCATCCTCGTTCTCATTGTCTGTTTTGTCATCGTCatcctcatcgtcatcgtcgtcttCGTCCCCgtcatcctcgtcctcatcaTTCTCTCCCTTGTTATCGTCGTTGTCATTGTCGTCCTCATCTTCTTCCTTGTCATCCTCATCTTCATCGTTCTCTtcgtcgtcctcgtcatcTCCATCATTATCCCCTTCGTCATTGTCATCGTCGTCGTTCTTATTATTATCTTCTTCTTCGTtttcgtcgtcgtcctcgttattatcttcatcttcatcgtCGTCGTTCTTATTATTATCTTCTTCttcatcgtcgtcgtccttATTATTATCTTcttcgtcatcgtcgtcgtccttATTATTATCTTcttcgtcatcgtcgtcgtccttATTATTATCTTCTTCGtcatcctcgtcgtcatcATTATTATCTTCTGCGTCATCCTCGTCCTTGTCGTCATCATTATTATCTTCTTCATCATCTTCGTCCTTGTCGTCCTCATTGTCATCTTCCCCGtcatcctcgtcgtcatcATTATCTTCTTCTTCATCTTCCTCTTCGTCATTCTCGTCGTCGTTATTGTCATCTTCATTATCGTCTTCGTCGTTCCCATTATCATCTTCTTCTTCGTCATCCTCTTCGTcctcattattattatcttcGTCATCCTCTTCGTcctcattattattatcttcGTCATCCCCGTCGTCCCCATtttcatcatcttcatcatccTCGTCTTCGTCAGCCCTATCAGTACCTTTCTCCCCCGTTTCATCTTCGTTATCCCCATTTTCATCGTCATCAGTGTCCCGTCCTTTCTTATGTAATCTTTCATTGCGAATCGAATTCTGCAGACGCTTTAATCTTTCTCGTTTATCCTCATCGCTTTCTTTGGGATAGCgcaatttaacaattttttcatTACTGTCGCCGTCATCATTGCCTATATAAGAAATTATCATTACGTTTTGtacttttaatttaagcaAGAAACGGGTTCATGATATTggttttgtagttttttaaGATTTATGGAATCCTTTTTAGTGTTAAATGACTTTGTGTCAAAAGTTTGGCTTATGAGCGTGTGTTATAAAGCATAAACACGTTTAAAAAAAGGACGCTTACTCTTTTGATTGACTAACCACTGCAGCAcacgattttcatttttgagaTTACCTGAGGAAAAAAAGACTGTTAGTTCCGGTGCACTAATATAGAAAAGACCAGCAACCTACCATCATACATAATCGGGACGCCGGTCTCGTAGTAGACCAAAGctggaaatgcaaaaatgccaATTTCATGAGCCAGCTTAACATCATTGGACTTGACAAATTGTATTCCGTGCTTGTCGGTGTCATCGTCGATGTTTTCCAACTCCTCCAAGATGTCAGAACACGATTCGCATTCATCGTCATCTGTTGTTGTTCAAATAACGAATGTCAATCGAACATTCAATTCAGATTAATGAATAATAAACTTACAGAAGAACACAGCCAGGTGCTCAACATCGTTGATCAGAACTTGCAGGGTTTTACGATCGACAGATTCAATGACATCAGCTGTAGACTCGTGCAAATCAATAACCCACTCAAGAATTTCCTCTTCCTTCATCAGGTCACCTTAAAacatatattcaaaatataaaccTTGGTATATAATGTCTCCATCATGAATGCATCAGATCTTACCGGTGTAAATTGTTCTAAACTTATGTCTATAAAATGCAAGTGCCGGCAGACCAGGCAGGTCGTACTCCTTATCAATATCATCGTCGGATGTCTTTACAAAGTCAATGTCTTTTTCCTCGCATTCGTCATCGATGTTCTCCAGCTCGTTAAGGATCTTCTGTGCTTTCTTATCGCCCTCAGCGTCTGCAGAAAAAGAGTTTAATGACAATTCCTTTACAACATTCCTTTTGAAGTTGTCTTACAGAAGAATACGACGACGTGATCGTTTTCAGCCAAGATCTTATCCAACATCTTCACATTCACCTCCTCAATTTTTCCGGGAATTTCAAGGGTCTCGTCGTCAGTTATCCAGGCCAACacctcgtcctcgtcgtctAGATCTCCGGTGAAATGGAGTGGATCACGGTTTCTAAAGAACACCAGGCGTGGATAGGTCTTGACATTGTATTTCTTAGCGATTCCGGTATCCTCAGTGGTAACAAAAATGATGCCAGCTTCATCCAATTCATCGTCGATGCTTTCCAGGGCGTTGAGAGTGTGTTCACAGGTCTCTCCGGGTTCGCAGGGACCCGTGAAGAAGACGACAACATACTCGTGTTCGTTGATCAGATTGACTAGGATCTCATCGGTAACCTCCTCGATAGTAGCTGTCTTTTTCTGGACAAGAAGCCACTCGAGCACCTCATCCTCGTTCATCAGATCGCCTTCATAAAGAGCCGGGATCTTGTTTTCGAAGTAGATAAGGGCAGGCAAATGATCGAGACCGTATTCCTTGGCTTCAGCAGCGTTATCAATGCGGACGATGACAATACCCTCCTTCTCCAGTTCATCATCGATGTTTTCCAGTTCGTTTAGGATGCGCATATCCTGCTTATCGTCCTTGTCGTCTGTGGGCGAATGTTAATGATTGCTATTGCTATAAACATATGTACTTTATCGGTGTGGCCTACTCACAGAATATAACCGCTAAGTGCTCGGTGTTCTCGACCAACTTGTCCTTCATCTCATCGGTGACCTCGGGAATTTCGGAATAGCGCTTCTGGTGCACCAACCAGCCAAGCAGCTCATCTTCTTTCATCAGATCACCCTCGTAGATGTGTGGAATTCCACGTTCGAAGAGTACAATCGATGGTATCTCATCGATACCCCATTCTTTTGCCTCCTTGTCATCATCGATCTTGACAAAGGCAATATCGTTCTGATCGCACTCATCGTCGATGTTTTCCAGTTCTGCGAGGATCTTCTGTGACTTTTTCTGGTCTTTGTCGtctggcaaaaagttttcatgcgttaatttaataattgtatGTAACCTTTTGGCGGCTATTAAATTAACTGATAAACAAACTGTTCTTTTGCTCAACTTGTAACGTAAAACCTACAATCTATACTACTTTCCTAACGGTTTTCCAGATTAACCCTTACAAAAAAGGGTCTACTAGTTATTGTTTAGTTATAAATTAATACGTTTTTTAAGCGCTTTTGAAAGTTACTACTAAAAAGCAGGGTTAATGTTACGATTGCAGTCACCCCAGAAGTACAACACCAATTCAACTGTACAATATCAACAGAGATAAGAAGTGGAGTGCGCAAGCGTCCTGGCACAAAGTTGCAGGGTCCTGAAATAACTTACAGAAAAGAACAGCAACATGGGGCATTTTCTCAATAATTAAATCCAACATTTCGTCGGTGATGTCCTCGATTTGATCGGAACTCGTTTGGTCTGTTAGCCATTTTAGAAGCTTCTCCTCGTCCTCCAGATTGCCCTCGTAAATAGTTGGAATGCCTTTTTCAAAGTATATCAGTTTAGGAACTTTATTGATGCCATATTCAACGGCCTCCTCGGGATTGTCGATCTTCACGAATGTAATGCCCAATGCGTCGCACTCGTCGTCAATGTTTTCCAGCTCCTCGAGTACTTTCTGGGACTTCTTGTCGTTGTTGTCGTCTGGAAAACAGCTTATGAGCAAATATGTTCTCCACCTTATGCGCAATGAGGGGAACGGGGTTTCAATATTTACAGAACAGCACGGCAATGACGCGTCCTTCTTTGATCATTGTATCGAGCATTTCGTCGGTGACGTCCTCGATCTCATCCCGTTCCAACTGTCCCAACAACCATTTCAGAATCTGCTCCTCGTCCATGAGATCGCCGTCGTACACATTCGGAATTTCTTTTTCAAAGTAAACAATGGCCGGAATCTGCAGATCGAATTATGTTATTCGTGTCAAAGACGTATCAATCTCCAGCTCGCTGGCTTCCTACCGAATCGATTCCGTAATCGCCTGCAGCCTTCGTATCATCGATTTTCACAAACTGAATGCCATGCTTGTCGCAGTCGTCGTCGATTTGCTCCAACTCCTCCAGCACGGTCATCGAATCGTCGTTTCCATGATCATCTGCAGCAGATTAATGTCAGTCGATTATCGCAGTCGTGTCTCGCTAAAAGTCTCATTCATCTACATACAAAATAGCACGACCAGGTTGTCGATATTGCTGATCAGCGTAGACAGAGTCTTCGAAGTGACGTCTTCAATCACATCATCCTCATCGCCCGTCGACTTATTCTGCACCAACCATTCCAAGACGTCCTCCTCTCGCTGAAGTTCACCTGGAGACACAGTTCGATATTAGCGAAATGAATACCGAGCTCAGCATAGGATTGATGTGTTTGATTGCTTGTTCTGAGTTTGATTTGAGTGGTGGTGCAGGTTTCAAGAGAATGTGGCTTGGGATGGAGGTATGTACCTTCGTATATGATTGGAGTCTGGTGGCGGTAATAGACCAAGGCTGGCAGGTTGCCTAGATTGTATTCGTCGGCCAATGCCTCGTCGTGTATCTTCACAAACCCGATGCCCAGCTGGTCAGCTTCGTCGTCAATATTCTCCAGCTCCTGCAAGGCCTTGGCGCACTTGCGGCATTGCTGTTTGTCTGGCGTTGGCGGATTGGTTGGATTGTTTCATAGAATCAGGCAAACATACAAAATTAGGGCCATCCGACAGAGGGGAAACGTCTCGATAAGCAAGGAGTGGAGTACAGTACAACAGGGTAGGGTCTGGTGTTGGTATGGTGGTATTATAATGCACGGAAAGAAAGAACATTCAGGGATTATGTTTCGTGCGGCCGTAAGTGGGGGTTATGCTGGAGCCATCTCAGACATAGAAGAGTGCATGCAAGGTCCATGGAATTCCACATAACTCTACGGTTACCCATTCTCTGCAAGGCGATTCGTTTATTTACACAATTTGTTTACAACATCCCTGTCGGTCTGCGTGCAACCTGTTGCAATGTGCTTGTCTTGGTAGAGGAAATACATATCAGCGTGGTTAAAGAAAGACGAAAAGCTTTCTCATTGCCTTTATTTTTCCTCTATTTCATTGCGTCGGGCTTGCCACATTCGTAAATGTGTTTTCAGCAAGCTTTCGCTTTTCTGGCGgacgctgcgtatacgtaatatttatttctgttgACTGGCCACATGTTTATGGCAACCTATAGTCGCACCTTTCCGAATGCAGTTAGCTGGCGGCAGTGCCCAAAATGACACGCCTTCAAAAGCCATTACCCCGACCAAAAAATATGTCTCTAATTTTCCCAATCAACGCGACTTATTCATAGCAGCTGTTTGAGTGGGTGTCGCCAAGGTGACAAGgccaacgcacacacactcgctcGCGAAAATTCTTCATAATTTACTGCAcaatgcaaaatgtttgcaaaaaCGTATTTGTGATAAATCTAGAAAATCAGACATGTTTGTGAGGCTCCAACTTTCTCACTGACCAATTTATGGCCCTGCCGCAGAAATGGGCAAATGTTGCACTTAACTAAAAATAACTATAAATAGTGCAAGTCAGTCGGGGAAGAGCCGGGCGGCACACACAGTTATAGAGCTGCAGTATAGGACGGCAATACCTATATAGGTATTCGTATATTATGTAAATCAGCATTTGGCTGCGACAACTGAAGATCTGCCCATAACCATGCACTGCCGGCTCGTGTGCGccatgctgatgctgatgtaTTGCTGAAtgcaaaagcaattaaaagcgCTGTCTGTCTGCAACCTCTGATGGATTCAAACTCAATTGCAGGGGGGAATGGTCAGGGGCGCAGTGAAGGGGCGGCACAATGGGCCACGATTTCTTGTCTTGTCTCACCTACATGCTGTTCTTCGCATCTATGCATTAGAAAAGgcgttttgtgttttgttttttgtatgctGTCTGCGTTTGATAAAAATACCTATGGATAGTGAGCGGATGCTACAGAAATGTTCTTCTGAATTCACACACTTGCCATGTGAGAGTGGCTATAGTTAGTTGTTTCAGaattaagcaaaaataacagcagcagcagcaagagcagCGAAAAATCATTTTGTTGGCCCACCAACTGCTTgagttttctatttttaacaCTAAAATTGTAGGTGGCTGTGTCGGAAAGAGACGGATGGCCACGAATACTTTGTTGTTGGCTAAGACATCACCGTGTGTCTATGTACGTGGTATATATACCACATCTGCAAGTATTGAATTTATAAGCATAAATTCTATAGGTAAATTCCTGCCTTTCTCCATAACTCACGCAAGGCCACCCTACACTCGGATATCGTCTCTGAGGAGATTCTGTCAGATTACGATTTCTAAACTGATCCAACTTCAATAGCTAAGTGCGAATACCGAATTTCCATTCAACTAGTCGCCGAATTGTCCAAATCACAGGATTTGGGATTGGGTTGTGATTTGGAGGAAGAAGGAGAAGAGTTGTGCCGACAAAAACATAATCTGGCGCCGAGCCCAGACATTCATCTGCATTGATTCTGTTgtaatgtttattattatacgtatacgtaatatatGTGTCTCCCTTGGTCGATAGCAAACGCTAAAATGAGATATCTTGTTTTTCTAAAAGATTACTGAGAATTACTACAGTGGTGATTGTGTCTATTTTAGAATGTGTCCTTTACCCGGGGCATCGACTTTAACTTGGCTGCCGGAGAGATTAAAGATTTCCCAGTCAAGATTGAAAAAAATTAGTTGGTTCCAAGCAAATTGGTGCAATATCAACTTGAACCTCCCAAGCGTTTCATCTTAGCAAGCACCAACACACTGAATTATTCGGTTAATTGGGTTATACAGCCAAttataaattacatatttacatgTCGGATAGTGGGCATTGCGAAATAATCTTTTCAAGTCAACTTTGGTATTACTGGAATCAGGAAAATTACGGTGGAGTAGGGTAAAACAGAAATTAATATGGGGGAAACGAAGTTTCGAAGTTGGTAATTATAAGGAGCAAGATAGAAGGTTCCCAGTATCTTTCAACTTACCCATAACCCTGGGCGGGCATGTTTCATGATCTGGACCTGAAGTCGTTTGATAAAATAGATATTGGATTGATAAATTGTCCTTTTGTACTTTGGCTCAAGGGTTCGAAACACCGCCGAAAgagatattattattatatagaGAGTTATATTAAATGTTAAGTATGCTGCCACGTAGATTCGGTTAGTCACAAGTAATATACGTATTTATAGAGAGAATATACAGAATAGGTACATTTGGTAGTAGTCTATACCTAGCTGTATGATTTTTAGTCACAAGAGAGCTAAACTGTTTGTGTTCGCTAAAAACTGCAACTGCTTTGAAAAAGAACATCATCAATTAAAGTCTCCAACATAGGAGTTTCCGGAGTGCTAAACGTTTGAAGAACTATGTGCTATGGTTAAGTCATTCACACTTACAGAATAGAACGGCTACAAAGTCGGTGTCCTCGATAATCTTCTGCAATATCTTGGCATTGACCTCCTCGATGCGATCGGGCAAGTCCATGGCCTCCAAGGAGGTGAGGAAATCGAGCACTCCTTCCTCGTCCATAAGATCGCCATCATATATGATGGGCTCCTTCTCCCTGCGGTTTTCGGGATTTATATTCGATTAGGTCTTGTATCTTATGCCCGATGGGAAGGTACCTACCTAAAGTAGGTGAGGGCGGGGAAGTTCTTGATGCCATACTGTTTGGCAAGTCGTTTGTCGTTGATTTTTACAAAGTCCACACCAAAGGAGTCGGTGTCATCGTCGATTTTCTCGAGCTCCGCTAGGACCTTATCACAGGTCACGCAGCTTCGCGCATCTGAAATCGTAGAAACCGAGCATGTTAGTACCCAAGATCGACTATTGATACCAGCAGCGATAACTAAATTCGCATTCGAATTGAAAACCCAAAGGCCTGGCCGAAGTGGAGCTAAATGCCGCAAAGATTATTCATTCGTATAGTAGATGCAGGATGCATCATCAGACCGTTCAGTTGAAAATAAGCCTGAATGAATGAGTGAAATGACAGCAGCGCCAGGCCAATTCTGTGCTATTAATGCGGCAGCAACTGCCAACAAATATGCtgaaatttctaaattaattCATAAAATTCATGCGGCCACTCACTATTAGGGAAATGAATTGCAGCACACAAAAGACCACCGTTGGCCCACGTCTCTACAAACGTTCTGGTTGGTTAAACGGCAGACCAGAGTGCAAAATCGAAATCATTAATATATCGCCGAGTAAACAGCCATTTCAATTGTTTGGAAATccgttcaaaataaattttcacaGCTTGGAAAGTAATCGCGAGTTGGTTCAATCTGCCCCCTGCTATCGGCACctaatgtttttatttacgaGCTCCAACACTAAGATGTTTCCTGTGTATACAGGAAAATCCACTGCAggatttttgatttaaaatcaaaatcaacatAAATAACGTTTAGTTGAAACAATAAACACATTTAGCTTATCGATAGATCTCGTTTACATATTGAGCTATCTGCGATGTGATGGCCAAAACCATGCAATTGGCGTAGATTTTCCATGATTATTTAGATTGTCAGCCAGCGTCATTGGACCTGAGGCTTTTggacttaaaatattttcattgtcAACGATTATTTTTGGAATTGCCGCCAATGCTAATGAAACACATCGGGAGGTATATAAAATAGAATATTACAATCCGAAGACCACTTTCGTGCTTATTAACTTTGACATTGGGGAGCAGCGCATTAAGGCCAAATCTATTTGTAAGATGATTTAAGATATTTAGCAAGAGTTTTATAAATAAGCCAATGTTTAACTCGAACGGGAACCATTTTTATGTAACCCAAAGATAGGTGACCAATGTAAGCAATTGGCTGAGTtgattgaaaataaatgtaaaaggGCAGGAAATCTGCTGCCAACTGGAAGGAAATGAAAGTCTGCTTACGAGGTACATTTTGTGCCAAAATTTTGCGCCAAAATAGActaaaaaaccgaaaatataaaGAGCTACAAAGACGAcggcaacgacaacgacaacgaggATTTCTCACAGCCAGAGAGATTTCTCTACTCATAAACAGATCGCAAAGATAGcgcagaaatgaaaaatatatcgAAAAGGGAAGGCAGCACAGACTACTGGCACTCGGGGAGGAAAtaaagaaatagaaaaaaaaaattaaccgAATGAAAATCGCGGACATTTCGAGCAACGaatttttcacatattttcatttgtatGTGAATTTTTAGAATTTTCACTAGcgaaaatttatataatatgGCTTCTGTTACTATTTCGAGTCCGGTCCGGTCCGGTCTGGCAACAAGTGAGCGGTGCCCGGACGGACGATGCCCCCCGGAGCATGTTCACACCCCATCCACTTACACCAAAAGACGGCCACGTAATCCTTGTCGGCCAGGagcttctccagctgcttgGCATTGACCTCCTCGATGACGGCCTCCGGTTCCGGAGGCGCCACTGGCTGCGAGCCCTTCTTGCTGTTGCCTGCTGCGCCACTCACATATCCGGGAAAACTCAGGGCCAGCAGAGCACACACGAGCAGCGAGAGAGTCTTGAGGCGGGTGATAATCATCCTGCGATTGGTGGTTACGGTTGTGATGTTCTTTAGGACCTTAACGCGAACATGCGTGCGCGTGCCTGCTCGTTTTGGTGTGTTCTACAGTTTATAGTGTTACAATTGTATAATTGATTCGTTATTGTCGTTTCGGGTCttcgttattaaaatttgtattccTTTGAGAATCGGGCACTATTTTTAGTTGATAATGGTGTTTCTTCTTtcgcaatttattttatgtataacaacattttgttcactgatacatatatgtatacggTGCTCGTATATGCTCAGGCGATATATATGTGGGGTATATACGAGAATAATTAGATTATATATGTGGCTTCTTGCTTCTATTAATTGAACGTTTTCCGCGGACTGTACTGTTTGCTCTTCAGATTTTGTTCCACTCCGTGCAGAGGTCCGCTCGCAACTGAAAGTATTTTGGTGGAATCTCGGTGCCATTCAAGGGGCCTTGTCCGAGCTTtcgggatggggatggggatcggGATCGTGGTCTTCGTGCTTTTCCGCTGCCTGTCCGCTCCGCCGAAAAGCTTACGAGGCGAGCGCAGGAGCGTCAATCGGGCCTATGTTATAAAAAATAagataaaattaaatatgtgAGACGTGGGAGGAGTGTGGTGAAATTCCGAAGAGCGAGAGTTTCCCTTTCCGATTGCAGTTCTCTGTTTATGCACTCCGGTGCAAACAAGCAACAGACTGCGAATGGTCCTATGAAAACAAACTTGGAGAATCGGTTTCTTGAAGCGCTACAATCCGCATCATTTTGTTTGGGATGGGAGATGCACGTGATACAATTCTGCCGTTGGTAAAACATAAGCTGGTAATAATAAGCTGCGAGCTGAAATTTTTGTCACTGAATCTAACTTTTTAACTTTGAATTTAACTTTTACTGTTGTCTTGTGCGTAGGATCCAGAATTTCTAATATTCGTATTTCCACGACTGCAAGTTAACATTGATGTTAACAAACACAACTTCTTCTTGCATGGTGCGCTGCAAACTTTAACACTAACATGATTTtcactaaatatttaattcattcATAATTCAATTGTATATCGCTTGcctttcctttttatttattccaattgttgaaattatgaaattaattCCTTTCGATGCCCTGTAATACGCAGGTCTTTTTACAATCTCTTTAAATCTCTGTTCTTTAATAAGAAAAAGGGATTTTAGGGGTCAAATGTACAAATCCATATTGACGTTTctttttctaaaaaaaaaaataagagggTCATTTAGTatttcaacaataaatttacaaTTCGTTTTTATCTAAAGCGGtcaatttttttcacttatttaGTTAAAATAGTATAATATTTAGTTGTTTTATTAGTTATAGACAAAATATTATCAGTAACTAAATCTTTCAAAATCAATCATCCAAAGCCAATTAAGCCAACTGTTTTTAGTTTCATCGCGtctatttactttaaaaaaatttgcaCGTAAATGCAATAATAACTAAATGTTcgtattaataaattaaatcttaaTAATTGCCGTGACAACTtttttgtatgtataaaaTGGCCGTAGCAATCTTCTATAACAACTTTTTTTTGTCCCTTTTGTGGGACAAACAAAGACAAATATGGtttcttaatttttaaaaaacaatatcaCCGCCAATTGGAGTTATCGATAGCTGTCATCGGCCAGCTGACAGTCCAGACAGTACCTATCGATAATATGCAGTCGAGCGAGATTTACGAATATGTGAGCACACACTTTAGTTTTTCGTTAGGAACGGTACGCTTGTTCTGTCGCGCACCAAATATTTTCGGCcccaatgcaaatgcaaacgcTTTTACGGCGTGTGTAGTGCATTCAAAATTATCAGATACCCGACGGTGTCCACAGTTTCCAGAGAAGTGTCCGAGGAATCGATGCATTCAGCGGAAACGGAAGAAACTCGCGCCTGGGTGGACAAAATTTGATCTTTGACGCGGTTTAAATAAAGGTAACCCCGCCATCCATGAATAAAAACCACTCTTCCCACGGGTGCTTCCGCGATTGGGCCACAATGTGGGTGCTGTGGCCAATTCACCTTGAACCCAGCATTGCAGAAGGGGCCGCATACCAAATCCAATTGCCTGCGCTTGTGTGTATACCTGCGCCCCTTCCGCATGTGTGTGCATAAACATTGACGCCCACCCACCCGATAAACAGCTGTTGGTCCGATTGCCGTCCGCTTCTCTAGGTTATTAAGGCGGCCGAGGCATATAAGGGTAAGGCAAAGGGGCCCTTCATACTGAGGCAGTTCTTTTCGCGCTATGGGCGTAGGCTTGCCAGGGTGCGGGACCGTGGCTGTGGCAAGGCGAAGGTGAAAGTCATCAGCTGATATCGCCCTGCTGCCTGCAAAACCCGTTATGCACAGCAGCTGTTCGACGCCGACTGTGTAGTATGTGGGGCAAAATCCCATCCGCGAACTCACGACGTGGGTTTGGTGGGGCCTACTCCCCAGTTATATCCGGATAGCGGGCACCTCGCTATCGCAGGCCGATGTAAATTAGAGGCTTTCGCGCCGCAGCTGTAAGACCTAATTGAAGATTTCTTTGTTCGTTCGCAGGCTGCACGACACTTCGAGGGCTTTTATGTGATTATTACTATGAAATTGGATGAAATAGTTGCATGGTAAGCGAACAATGCTCCATTACTCTCCGGACTATTTAATTCTtcgcttttgcatttttgtagGTACCAGAAGAGAATCGGCACCTATGACAAGCAAGAATGGGAAAAGACCGTCGAACAGAAGATCTTGGATGGCTTCAATAAtgtcaatttaaaaaacacaaagcTAAAGACGGATCTAATAGATGTGGACTTGGTGCGAGGCAAGTTTTACCCGACACCCTAAAAATGGTCCcaacaattaaacaattttttttaggTTCCACCTTCCCCAAGGCCAAGCCCAAGCAGTCGCTACTTACCGTGATACGCCTAGCCATTCTGCGCTATGTACTGCTGCCCCTTTATGCCCAGTGGTGGGTCAAGCAGACCACGCCCAACGCATTCGGCTTCATCCTGGTCCTCTACCTCACACAGTTGTCCAACTGGGCTATCTACGTTCTCCA from Drosophila yakuba strain Tai18E2 chromosome 2L, Prin_Dyak_Tai18E2_2.1, whole genome shotgun sequence includes these protein-coding regions:
- the LOC6528316 gene encoding uncharacterized protein LOC6528316 isoform X3; protein product: MIITRLKTLSLLVCALLALSFPGYVSGAAGNSKKGSQPVAPPEPEAVIEEVNAKQLEKLLADKDYVAVFWYARSCVTCDKVLAELEKIDDDTDSFGVDFVKINDKRLAKQYGIKNFPALTYFREKEPIIYDGDLMDEEGVLDFLTSLEAMDLPDRIEEVNAKILQKIIEDTDFVAVLFCPDHETCPPRVMDKQQCRKCAKALQELENIDDEADQLGIGFVKIHDEALADEYNLGNLPALVYYRHQTPIIYEGELQREEDVLEWLVQNKSTGDEDDVIEDVTSKTLSTLISNIDNLVVLFYDHGNDDSMTVLEELEQIDDDCDKHGIQFVKIDDTKAAGDYGIDSIPAIVYFEKEIPNVYDGDLMDEEQILKWLLGQLERDEIEDVTDEMLDTMIKEGRVIAVLFYDNNDKKSQKVLEELENIDDECDALGITFVKIDNPEEAVEYGINKVPKLIYFEKGIPTIYEGNLEDEEKLLKWLTDQTSSDQIEDITDEMLDLIIEKMPHVAVLFYDKDQKKSQKILAELENIDDECDQNDIAFVKIDDDKEAKEWGIDEIPSIVLFERGIPHIYEGDLMKEDELLGWLVHQKRYSEIPEVTDEMKDKLVENTEHLAVIFYDKDDKQDMRILNELENIDDELEKEGIVIVRIDNAAEAKEYGLDHLPALIYFENKIPALYEGDLMNEDEVLEWLLVQKKTATIEEVTDEILVNLINEHEYVVVFFTGPCEPGETCEHTLNALESIDDELDEAGIIFVTTEDTGIAKKYNVKTYPRLVFFRNRDPLHFTGDLDDEDEVLAWITDDETLEIPGKIEEVNVKMLDKILAENDHVVVFFYAEGDKKAQKILNELENIDDECEEKDIDFVKTSDDDIDKEYDLPGLPALAFYRHKFRTIYTGDLMKEEEILEWVIDLHESTADVIESVDRKTLQVLINDVEHLAVFFYDDECESCSDILEELENIDDDTDKHGIQFVKSNDVKLAHEIGIFAFPALVYYETGVPIMYDGNIASNQDVFNWILEQKADQSIQLINRDQLFEYIGTKDFLAVVFYKEDDPDSPRVLRHIELIDDEAAEYGIYIVKMHDKLMAKKYGFRNPPGLTYFRKGKYINYDGDIDDEEEVLDWLTSPANMEMTDHIEQVNRKMFEKIRKNSDYVAVIFYSDECKQCPRVLAEVEHIDDEADKAGIDFVKIDDKQMAKEYGVFALPAIVFFKPTSKEPVIYAGDLYEEEQILTWLITQKDPSGDVIEDLEGERLVHLIEESGSIAVYFWNKTKCDICNSKAARKARLKKERDQHQQEGGAASAAAAFGSEADPSEAAAGGAEDAPAAGSEGDSPPASAAAPPDTTTGKLEDDADGCEQCTKVLEELENIDDDCDKHGITFVKTRDFSVADGYGVHEYPALVYFEGGIPNVFEGELSEEEEVLQWLITQKTEDRIELITRQMLETMVEETQYLAVYFYKINCNICDQILEGLELIDDECDVFGIHMVKIQDPQLAKRYSIKTFPALVYFRNGNPLLFEGDLQNEQSVLEWLIDDDNRELADEIEEVNERMLDRLMAESTLLVVFFYDDDCAECEEILEELEEIDGEADMFGIDFVKIASIQAAKKYEIVNIPSLVYFRKQVPVLYDGDLHQHDKVITWLTSQDVFEIKNEIEEVNRKMLDKLLEENEFLAVFFYEHNQPDSTAALEKLENIDSETDNLDITFVKMADSRYAKKWGVTKLPAMVYFRRRFPSIYRGDLLSEDEVLEWLRKNRFRQPELNIFMYALIALAVAFVVYTAFLLQCFKPAPPPPVQHPKQS